Within the Anguilla anguilla isolate fAngAng1 chromosome 19, fAngAng1.pri, whole genome shotgun sequence genome, the region GAATAGAGGGTTTAGTCCCGGTTTACAgccagtaacccccccccccccccgccctctctcgctccccagAGCACAGATAGAGCTCTGAGACCATGGAGACGGTTGCCCGGGGAGACGCCTGGAGGTCTCCGCGCTCGCCTCTTCTTTCGGTCGGCCCCCTCGCGGAGGAGGCGCGTCTCTCGCCCGTTTACGGAATGCGGGCCGACCGGTGCGGCCGGCGGCGAGCGCGAACGCGAGCGCTCGCGTGTCCTTTCGCGACAAAAGCCGAGTCTCGACACCCGATCGGTGTGAAAttccacacccccccgccccttcacCTTTATACTCGACACCGACCGAAGCCCAGCTCAAACTCCCTCTGCCACAAAAGCTCTCGGTGTCGGCCATTTTGTCTGCTCCAGGTCATCTGCACCGTATCAGCAGGATGCAAACGGGGAAGGAGCGAGCGTACGTCGCCTCTCCCTTCGCGGCTGGCCTGCCGCCGAACCGGAGCGCGGACGCGGTGTTCCGGCGTCTTCCGAGTCCGGAGTTTGGGGCCGCGGGTCCGGGGCTCGTTTCTCCGTACGTCTCCGTGCGCCGGGACAAGCCCGAAAGGGCGAGGCGGCTTTTTTTCGGCCTGCTCCCCGGCCAGCTCCCCTCCGGCTCGGGGCGTACGGGAAGTCGCAGCTCATCCCAAAGCAGCCCGCAGGACTCCAGCTGTCTGACTGTGTTTGACCCCGCAAACCACACACCGCAAGTgtcctctgaaacacacacacacacacacacacacacacacacacacaaccacacacacacacaaagacacccacacacacacaaccacacacacacccacacacacacacacacacacacaaagacagacacaaacacacacgcacaagcgtTCACAATCTCAGACACAGAAGCACATACAAGTTCAGGCAagcatacactcatacatagGCATTgtgcacaaagacagacagacacacacacacacacacacacagagacacaagcaTATGCTTTACTGAACAAACAAAACCTGTCCTCACTTAACCAGTTCAGACAGTGTTTCATATTCCAAAAAAATCCCTAGACCTAAACAACAACGtcatctagaaaaaaaaaatgaaataacattttttaaaacgtggAGAATTACAACCCTCCTTGGTTAAAATAAGCGCTGAAACTCGCTGAGGACGGGGAAAATCAAAAAAAGGCCGAAGAGCTTTATCTGGGTCCGGCAGGCAGTGCTGCGGTTTCCACAGGAAGTGTCGCCAGCAGGCTGCGCAGAGCCTTTTCCAGGCCGACCCGGAGCTGCGCAGACTCAGGTTGCGTGAAATGTCACGAGATCGACCAATCGGCTTGTGCACAGCTCTGcactccgcccccacccccccccaaagccccgCCCCACACGGAAAAAGGTGTTTCGCACGCGTGGAAATGGCGAGGACCGGACGCATGAATGGAGGGGTGCGTTTAGGCGAGGTAATAATGGCACGTTGGCCGGAAATCCACTGGTCCAAACGAATTTGAAGAACCTGAACTGGAAATGAGGGAACCCGTCCAGTGATGCCGTGCGTCTGTCCCCCGAGGAGCCATAGAGAGCACGCTCCAAAACGACCAACCCCTCCGCCCAACAAGTGGTCCGACagagggacggacggacggacggacgcgcGCGCGCAAATACCTTCCCCCGCGTGCtcgcgctcctcctcctcctcctcctccctccctccctccgcacTTTTGGCCAGGCGGTCCGAACCCGCCGCCCTGACGTAGCGGAGCTCGTATTAATCGGCTCCGCGGCGTCCTGCCACCGACCGGgacaatcccacaatccccctctcccctacccccaccccaacgCCACCATGTGACTGGCATTACGGCTGATCCATAATATACAACAACAaggcagagacacacaaacacacacccacacacacacacacattaatctACTGGGTGCCCTTGGCCTCATTGTGGCTGGTAATTAATGGCCTGGAGGCCTGTGTCACTTTCAGGGCAgttccacacagaaaagcagagGATCCTGGTCCTGTTCCAgcccccagccaatcacagcacagcacagcgtgACTGACAGGAGAGGGGCTGAACCCACTGCGGACCCTTTTCAGAACAACCGTCTGAACCTGACAAGGTAAGGCACTAATGTCACAGTTCTTATCACTGAGTTCTGCTGGGGTGCAGCCCCTCCCAAACTcattttcccatcatgcctctcTTCAATGCGTGTAATGGGCAGGCAGTGAGATGAGGCTAAGCCATACCTAAAGTAAACGGGGTGGAACTGACCGTCAACACTGccgtgcgggggaggggggggggacacaggaaacagcctgTGCCTGACTCaagatggggagggggtgggggtgggggggtcagcagTACTCACTCTAAGCGGGGCGAACCCTTCCTGTGGAaggggcccctccccctctcccgcgGCCTGCTCTTCTTCCTGGCACCCCATCCGCCATGCCTCCGAATCCGAGCGTCCCAGATCCTGCAAGTACTGcgagagagggggcgagagagagagagagggagagagagagatggagagaacgATCACAaacggagaaagagagggaggaagcgGCGTCCGCTTCCTCCGTCGCCACTCCGAACCGAATCAGCCCCATGCAAGAGCGGGACGATAAACAACCTGGGGCCCTCAGCCCCCCGGAGGATCCGATATCGATATGAAACATTACAGAACTGCAGTACggcccattaaaaaaaacgccCGAGTCTGCATTTCCGTGCGCCACAGAGACGGGCACACAGCCGCGGCTCCGTCATGTTAGCTTTAAGCAGGGGAAACGCACAGCGATCTTTCTTAGTGAAAGgaagggctttaaaaaaaaaaaaaacccttcccgGTTCCCAATCCCAGTTCTTTTTCCGCGAGTCGCCCTTAGAGGCCGGGGTTCCCCCGTCCGCGGCCCCCCGACGGAGAGGACCGGGGCGCGGCTCGCCCGTCCAGACCGATTTCGGTGAAGGAGCTTTCGCGTTTTCCCGCCGCTCCAGGGGGGGCGTGGTCGCATTTTCTTCGCACCCTGAGATACAGAGTGAGCGAGCTGGGATGTCCTTTAACGGTCCACAGTGTGGCGCACTCATTGCGCCTTCTGACACCACACACCCAccttatggtaaatggtaaatggaactgcatttatatagcgcttttatccaaagcgctttacaattgatgcctctcattcgccagagcagttaggggttaggggttaggtgtcttgctcaaggacacttcgacatgcccagggcgggatttgaactggcaaccctccgactgccagacaatcggtcttacctcctgagctatgtcgccccttatcTGATATGAGGGACCCGTACTGTTACCGTTAGTGTAGCACAGGGCTCCACAGTGCAGCCACTTGCTTCTGAAAATCGATGTGTTCTAGCAAGAACAAGACCAGGTGAAAACCTAGtatatatggctggacctaactcttcatccggccgaccaacggtgtaacttcataactcgggccgaccaatggtgcaacttcatcactcagtcactcagtcactcagtcacagacattcgcgtttgtagggctggccccgccgttgcggtccagccaaaaatagaaTCTAGGAGCACACCTAACTGTGATGCATTAGTGCACACAGACTCTAatgcactccacacacacactctactgccCTCTGCACTCTATTCCCCTCATTCAACCGGGTTAGAtgatgcatacagtacatgtcttTGAAcagcctcttttttcccccccacaatGAACTAACTTAAATTACACCGAGAAAAAAGCCAGATGGATCAACTGAGCCAGCGTAGCACGCTGCAGATTCAGAGCTCGGACCAGTAAAAGCACTCTTAACAAAGAACCACGCATGAGGAAAAGACCCGCGCCTCCTCATTGGTTTGGCAGTTTCCTACAGGAGCTGCCATAACTTACACAGATGGAAACACTGGCCGTTGGGATGCACAGGTAATTCTCACAATACATCAATTTTTAAAACCGGAAACAAAAAGCAGTCTAAGAAAAAATTCATAAGACATAGTAAAATCAGATTCACACAATCAACCCTGTTGTCTCAGGGCTAAATATGTTAAGACCGTTATTTACTGTATGGAAGCAGAGTTGGCAAAAACAGTGCTCAGAGCCACAAGCAAATCTGGATGAATAGAAGTACAAATGTCCAGCTCAATACACCATTCACCTGAGCAGGCATTTCAGATTGctctttgaaaacatttttaccaaACCATTTCTCAAATAACAGTGATTGGCAGATGACCCGGGCAGACCAGCAACGTCGAAAGCTACACACCTTCTGGACGTTGATAGTTGCAAGTGTCAGTGTTACACGTGACTAGGTAAGTggattgtgtatttttgttgatGCGACTCACGACCTGCCAAATGAGAGCTTGCTTTGACAGAATTTTTCAGCATAAATGGTTTTCAGGCACTGTTTCAGCTGTGCCAGATGTCCTACAGTTGCAGGGCGTATTTAAATGCTCTATTTTTACAACAAACACTGACCCAATTCCGCCAACCGAGCCGCTAATCCACCGCTACGGACGGACCGAACGCAGGGTTCGTCTCGTGTGCTAGCTTCATTATCAGACAACAAGTTATCTGTCGTGACCAGGCATCCACAGCCAGTGATCCTTCACTCCTGTGTTTTGACAGACAGAGGCAGGATACTGTTGAGATGTTTGACAGCaaaatgtgacatcactgacaacGGTCCCCATCATCATTTAGAAACGACACGATCTGACCAGCGGGCAAAGAAAATGACTGCAGCACGATTATTAATAACCTAGTAAATTAGTAGTAAACATGCAAAGTAATACAACGGGTCATCCATCAGTAGCTACAAATACTGAGATACCAGAGTCGAGCTTCCACATATAGCAACCGACTGCAATAGATAACCAGTCTAATACACGTAAACAAGATGCACATGTCAGTGATATCAGCAGAAACGCACATCACAGGCAGATCAAATGACATCGCAATAAATTATCCCTAAACGCTGCACGAACCTCGAATTCCACCTCTTCATCAAACTCCTCAGTCATCGCTCTCCGCCATAGGTAGCTCGCAGTCTAACTGATCCTTACGCATTCTGGGATTGTAGTCCAAGAAAGTCCAAGGGATCTGGAAGTTGTGCAAACGCAAGACCGGCGGAGTACAGATGTTCTATAAACTACACTGTCCATAATGCATCAGTGTTCTAAAATCCGCCCGGCGCAAGTACCTCTAGTGGAAATTTGGCGTAATTGAATCCAAatctttacagtgatgagtttCAGTGTGAGGTCGTGAGGATCTTGAACGGATTTGGGAATTTGAACGGATTGAGTGAACAGTCGAATcgtttcaattaatttttttgcaagGAGATATATCGAAAGTATCTTGGAAAAGTTTTGTATGTTTACTTGGAATTTGTCTCGCGAATGCAGGAGCCAGAAATGCGcctggaaaatgaaaacaaacgaAGTTACTTGGTAACATTTTCAGGCTGAAAGCCAGTTGTTCATGGAGTAGCGACCAAGCTTTGGGAATCATGAGCGCAGGTTAGTTTTCTGAATGCGTATTTCACTAACGGTagttgtgtaggctactggcAGTTTGTTTCCTCGACAGTGTAAACAGATTTCCAGATAACTTGTTTGATAACCACGGAGACATGTTTTCACAAACTTTACACTATTTAAACATCTCAAGGTTGTGTTGCTTTCAATAAATTATTAACCGGTTAAGTCTATTCAACCGACTTGTGCTGGTATACTCCGAGTAAGAACACCGTGTTTGTTATAGCAAATAAATTAGTTTAcagttgttattttgtttgaagTGACAAGCTATACAATACCGTCAGTGAAGCTACCTAAATTCTCAGAAAGTTTAATAAAtctttttgtttgcttgcaAATCGCAAGCGGTGATTTGACGTGTTGTTTGGTGTTTAGGAAAACTATTGTGAGAATCGCTTAAAGGCATTAAGTGCATGTCCGTACAGGCGTACATGCAAAGAAAGACATTTGAATATGTATGCTagtattttttctgtgtgaatatGTTGCCACGGTGCGATATCTGACAAAGTTGGTAATTCCCTTCGCCGTGGTAGTGGATTAAAAAGTTTCAATGTAGGCTCCGTGTAACTGAGTCGGTAATGTTTCAGACCAGCTACACTTTAGCTCTGGTTTTCATGTTGCAACATTTCACGTTGCATCGAGTTACATTGCAATGTTTTGAGTGTAATTAGTCTAACGCGTTACACGTCGACGAGGTTTGTATTCTTGTTTGGAACAACGTTACATTTCTCTTGCATTGTCAGTAGATGGttaaaagaaggaaaaagtAGATGTACATCCGCTCAATGACTGGACACTCGTGGTGACTACGAAGTTTGCCAGCAGCAGCTAGGCAAGTACTAGCTGGGCAGAAAATATGGCTTGAAGCCGGTTCTTTGTTTTCAAGGGGATACCGGTGTGGGCTCCTATCCTAACCTTATCAAGACCACGTATGAAATGTTGGGCTGTGATGCGTAAAGCACCCGATAGCTGAACCGTCGCGCATTAAAAGCAGACCCATGTGCCAGTGCCAAGAATGCACTTTTGAGCAGCTTTTATGCGTGAATCGTTATTTTCGCTTTTTCGGTTGAAGAAAATTCGATTGTTCTGTCAGGGTGTTTCTGTTGTCTTTATTTTCCCAGTAGATCTTACTTTCCGCAGATCACGGCCATTTCCAAGACCAGAAAAGACTGTCAGATCAATGAGGCCTAATACAACGTTAGTACTTTTATCTGTACAATTATTTAACGCTTTGTGGGAAAGTAGGACATGCGCCCAGCAGAAGGGAACAGTTGAGGTGAGGGACGAGCCATGGCCAAAGTAAAATGAACGGTGTTATTGTCTTGGAACGTTTCCCAAAATCACCGGGGACAGCATTTCCTTGGCTTAAAAATAGGCAAACCACTTCGAAACCAGTGGAAACTTGCGTTTGCCCTTTCATTGAAAGCTCCCTGTTTTAAAGTTCTTGCAGGAAGacagatttttgaaaataatccGAATGAGAAGGCATGTTTTTATGGCGCCAGGTAGCTGTGTGGGCCTGCTAAGCAGAAGGGAGATGCGTGCTGCACGATGCTGCTTGTGCAGAGTCAGCAACAGGCTTCGGTtataaaatgacatcacaccaaAAACCCATTAACAGTGCGGCACTTTGTGCTTTTCCCCGGCAcagaggacctgctccagcggGTCCCGATTTCCACACCGAGTTAAACATAGTACGTGGTTACAGGCGCTGCATGTGGTTGTTTGAATGTATATcatattttatgacatttataCCCTATGACGTGCATTTTCTGTGTTAATTTAGGATACATATTCACACtcaagtcattctggataacaCTGACTGAAAGACTCAACATCAACACACAGGGTTTATCACTGCAACCGATgtgctcagtaaaaaaaaagggtagCTTGCTGTCCATACTACTACCTTTATTTGATGTACTACGGTTTGCTGTCGCTTTTATTAACGTTCAGGTTCACGTCTTAGGCTGTGAATCAAACAAGCCGCTAAATGCCTTGGCCAGGTGTGCACTCATATTATGAAATGTGttgactttggggggggggggggggggggggggggggggggggggggtgaacccACTACACCTTCCTTCTCGCAGTATGGTGGCATGGCAACCCGACCTGCTCCTCCCCCGGGAAGTCTCGTGCACTGAGTCAACAGAGGGCTTTGTTTGGGTGTGTTCGCCTGACCCACATCTCCGAAAACGCGTTCGAAGGCAAACATGGCAAGAGCGTTTACACTTCAGTGGTGCGTTTTGGAGATGTTCTGCATACCACAGCTAATAATTATCATAATATGCAAACAACTAATAATTATCATAATATGCAAACAATTTGACTGCcgtgttttgtttgttgcattTCATTGTGCTCCATATAGGACTGTAAAAGCACACGTGGAATCAGGTGAATTCATTAACACATAGTACACATAGTGTACTCTCCCTTTTCTGTGTCCTTGGGTTTCTTTGGCTGTTATAGCGTTTATGATATTTGGTAAGTTCTGCAACATATATGGCTGGGAGAGTTGCAACTCCCTGTCTTGCCGGCCACGGGTCATAAGGATAGTCGCTGATCTTTCTCCCTCCACAGGGCTGTTATATGTGAGTAAAAATCCCTTCTGGCGCTCAGCCACACGATACGAGTTCATATGCGTGCGATATGAAAATGTCAAAGGTGACCGGTGTTAACAGCTTGTGTAAACGGCCCGAAAACaaacccctcgcccccccccggcgtTTACCTCGGGGTTCAGAGCCGAGCTTCACCTCTCCGTGGGCCGTCTGCACCTCAAGCGTTTCCCGGGAAACGGAAGCAGACCAGATGAGCGGCGGCGAATAACTGGACTCGCTTTTTAAAAACGTGAAGCGGGTCTGTTTCCGGGATGCGCGCTGAGAGCGCAAGGCCCCTGTCCCTGTCGAGGTCGCTCACGGCGGGTTCCTGACGGCGCGTAGGACTTCCTGTggtttgtgagcgtgtgtgtgtgggagagcgtgtgctttttttggaatgtgtcactttttttttttttttttccaaagaagtAGTTCTAAACTTGTTTTAAATAGCACTGTTGGATACTTGGGTGTTGTTATGacacacaaaattcattcaCCTTCCAAAGGTGGCCCTGGTTTTGTGGCCCACGACCGCTCACTTCATGTCCGTTGCACCGGACCGTTGTTTTGAAACCgagccagaaaaaaaatgacacaaaaaggATTGATATGTTCTGAGGGTTGGATTTTAAGGATGATACATCATTCTCTTTAGATCCTATTCCCTGTCTTTCCGCAAATCCGACTTCGACCTTCCCGTTGGGTCTTCTCGGTGAACTGCCTTTGATATTTCGGTGTGGCTAAGTTCTCTGTGACCCAGCCCCAACCTTTTTGGCCAGCAGATTTATCTTCATTTCTCTCATTAGAACATTATAGGGCTAATGCGGCTTTTCTGTTGATCGTAGCTGGCGGTTTAGCAGTGAATAAGGAGCAGTACCTTATACGATATAAGAAAACCCCAGGAGTATTTGAGCTATAATGAGAAGCATTGTTTGCTGGCTCTGTGCTTGTTACTGATTCACATCGCAGATGGAAACAGGAAACTGGCTGATTGGGTTCTGTAAAATAACCATACTGTCTAACCTGTGGCTTAACTCGGTCAGACTGTGCAGTTCATACGCTAGCTGCGTTTTATTTAAGCGGTATGTATGAGGAAGTCTCTTTTTTTAGTGTTTGAATGTGCTTTTGCTATGGCCCGCGGTATGCCCATGGTATGTGGTTTGTGAAATGTATATGGGTTAGGTGTTTAGCCACGGCCTGGATTTGAAGGAAATGGCTGCCGGTAGTGCTGGTCGTTGCTGTTTCAGCTGAGGCCTGTCTTCTGTGTCCGCGTAGGTGTGAAGAAGCCGCCGGTGGCGCCCAAACCCAAGATCGCTCAGCCGCAGAAGCCGGCGCCCCCGCCCGTCGCCCCGAAACCCGACGTGGCCCCTTCCTGCCCTTCCCCGGCGGCGCTGAAGAAAGCCAAACCGGCCGTCGCCCCCAAGCCGTGCCTCCCGAAGACCCCCTCCGGTCCGGAACCCGGGCCCGCGACCCCGAAGGGCGGGCCTCGAACCTGCGCCCGGGAGAGGAGCCGCAGCTCGGAGAAGCTGGGCGCGCTGAACTCCAGGAACGGGCTGCAGGCGGAGCTCGGCAAGGCCGACTCGGATTACATCATACCGACCTGCGACTGCGGCCGGCGCGCCTGCGCCCACTGCCGACCGGCGGACGGCCGGGAGACCGCGCGGATCGTCGTCGAGCCGCTGGAGAACCTGCAGAACGGCGGCGGCGTGGACGGGTTTGGGTCGCGGGTCTCGCCGGTTCCCAGGGCTCGAGGGAAGACGGGCAAGAGCCAGGTGGTCAACGCCAGCTTTctggagcagaagctgaaggATGTTTGGGTCCAGGCCGTGTCCGCGAACAACTGCCACGCGAAGCACCGGCCCCAGGAGAAGACCCCCGTGCAGAACGGGAGGGCTGGGGCGGTGGATCGGAACCTGAACCCTGTTCGAAGCGCGGGTGGTTCCGGCGGGTCGCAGTCGCGTCCCGAAAGGTCACGGAGCGACGAGGACAACGGCAACTTTGCCGTCCCTGGTGTCGGTCGAACGGAGGACGTCTCTGGGCCGGCAGAGGTGTCCGTGGACTCCCCAGAGGAAgacggggaggaggggcagTTTGCCGGGTCGCACCCTGCGTTCCGAGTCCCGGCAGCCCCCAGGAAGCCTCTCCCCGTTCCCGCACCACGGAAACCGCGGAAGGCGGCCCTCGTGAGGCAGGACGGCATGGAGGACGCGCAGGAGGTGGCGGTGCAGGCCGAGGAAAAGGTCCAAGGCCCGTCGGTCGTGAGGAACagccctttcctctctcccaaAGTGTTCATTCACACGCAGAGCGTCACCTACTCCAGAAgccctgcagccaatcagaatcattCCCCGGCGTCCAGGGGGTTTGACGCGAAGGAAGACTCCGCCCTTCCTGTTCCCCCTCCCCGTCAGGAGTCCCTGACGCTCGGTCTGGACAAGCACGCAAACTCTTCCCGCCCGGGTCGCCCGccggacgaggaggaggaggacgaaggGTTTGCGCGAGTCAGTCGCGCCGTCTCCGAAACCGTCGGCCCCGTCGAGGAAGAGGACGAAGGGGGCTACGGGTTTGCGCGTTACCCCCTCACCAGGAGCCTGCCCAAGCAGATCAGGCTGAACTGCAGCCTGCCGCTCTCCGTGGCGACCGGCGCGGCCTTCGCGGCGGAGCGGTCGCCGAAGACGGCCCCGAGGAAACCGCAGAGGCACAGCCTGCCGGCGTCGGGGCCGCCGAGGAAGGAGCTGCCCGAGGAGGCCCCGGGGAGGAGGGCCGAGGGCGGCGGCTGCGGGAGGAGTCTGTCCCCcgcccaggaggaggaggacgagggaaTGTGCACAGAGGAGAGCGACGCCCCCGCAAGAGAGTTCCCGTCGCCCCCCGCGGAAAAAGCGCCGCGGCGGTTCACCCGGACCATCGCGCCGTTTTTCGGGAAGCAGACGTCGAGGAACGGCAGCCCCGGCGACGCGCGGCGCGAGTCGCCCGGGCCGACCCCGGGGAAGCCGAGGGCCAAGTCCTTCTCGGCGGCCGACCTGCTGCGCGCCGACGGCCAGAAGAGGAGCTCtttccggaagcttctggaGTTGAAGCTGTCGGTGAAGATGCTGCCCAAGCTGCTGGCCAAGGGCAGCCAGACTCTGGACTGCACGTCCGTGGTGGAAACGGAGCAGTCCGTGGACGGGGAGTGGGTCCCGGACGACCGGGCGGAGCCGCCCGCCGGCCCGCTGCCCAACGGGGAGTGCGCGACCCCCTACGACCTGCCGGCCGGCCGGCGGAAGATGTCGTGCCCGCTGATCGGCCGCGAGCAGAGCGTGGACGGGGACGAGTACGGGCCCGGCGCGGAGTACGAGAACCTGCCGTTCTACGAGGAGATCCCCGAGTACATGAACCTGCCCCTGCTTAACGCCACGCACCTGGGCTGGCAGAACTCCTCCAGCCTGGAGGACGGGGACGAGGACATCTACGAGGAGCAGGCGCCCTACGATTTTCGGAAGAGGTACGTCCCGCGTGAGCAACAGAGCACTTAACCCATCTAAGGTACTGACGTTAAATATGACTCTGTCTTACTTACTGTTTCTTCATTTTcctcactgtagagctgaaccaggctggctcattatacccctttcccacaatgcagtgtcATCATGCAGCTTTCTGACtgggggggttgcgggggggtgggggttgcgcAGCCAGCATAAAGATAGTAGACCAAGTTTACCTgggtcaccatggcaacaaaagGGATGACAACCTCTCGGAAgcgagcca harbors:
- the LOC118218800 gene encoding FYVE, RhoGEF and PH domain-containing protein 6-like is translated as MSAGVKKPPVAPKPKIAQPQKPAPPPVAPKPDVAPSCPSPAALKKAKPAVAPKPCLPKTPSGPEPGPATPKGGPRTCARERSRSSEKLGALNSRNGLQAELGKADSDYIIPTCDCGRRACAHCRPADGRETARIVVEPLENLQNGGGVDGFGSRVSPVPRARGKTGKSQVVNASFLEQKLKDVWVQAVSANNCHAKHRPQEKTPVQNGRAGAVDRNLNPVRSAGGSGGSQSRPERSRSDEDNGNFAVPGVGRTEDVSGPAEVSVDSPEEDGEEGQFAGSHPAFRVPAAPRKPLPVPAPRKPRKAALVRQDGMEDAQEVAVQAEEKVQGPSVVRNSPFLSPKVFIHTQSVTYSRSPAANQNHSPASRGFDAKEDSALPVPPPRQESLTLGLDKHANSSRPGRPPDEEEEDEGFARVSRAVSETVGPVEEEDEGGYGFARYPLTRSLPKQIRLNCSLPLSVATGAAFAAERSPKTAPRKPQRHSLPASGPPRKELPEEAPGRRAEGGGCGRSLSPAQEEEDEGMCTEESDAPAREFPSPPAEKAPRRFTRTIAPFFGKQTSRNGSPGDARRESPGPTPGKPRAKSFSAADLLRADGQKRSSFRKLLELKLSVKMLPKLLAKGSQTLDCTSVVETEQSVDGEWVPDDRAEPPAGPLPNGECATPYDLPAGRRKMSCPLIGREQSVDGDEYGPGAEYENLPFYEEIPEYMNLPLLNATHLGWQNSSSLEDGDEDIYEEQAPYDFRKRGSHEEDQPSGSEAMIDSSEEEDDDAASSASSKGEPEPSGDRQHEIQAKKDKVVHIAKEIMSSEKVFVDVLKLLHIDFRDAVAKASRQSGKPVVEERVLNQILYYLPQLYELNRDLLRELEERVARWDDQQCLADIFVTKGPYLKMYSTYIREFDGNVALLDEQCRKNPGFAAAVRDFEMSPRCANLALKHYLLKPVQRIPQYQLLLTDYLKKLPEDSSDYKDTQAALSIVKEVANHANDIMKQGDNFQKLMQIQYSLNGHHEIVQPGRVFLKEGVLKKLSRKVMQPRMFFLFNDALLYTTPVQSGQFKLNNMLSLAGMKVSKPSQEAYQNELNIESVERSFILSASSATERDEWLEAISRAIEDHTRKKITFYHSKSQEEAGGVGLDSGAPLGSKAPIWIPDLRATMCMICTCEFTLTWRRHHCRACGKVVCQACSTHKHYLEYLKNQPARVCDHCFVKLQRKSDQVDSSPSGRSTGTFSSVLINSRKQKKIPAALKEVSANTENSSISGYLLRSKGNKKQWKKLWFVIKNKVLYTYAASEDVAALESQPLLGFFLREEKSGEAQKLQFKLYHKNTLFYIFKAEDVQTARRWIYAFQEAMVL